One genomic window of Medicago truncatula cultivar Jemalong A17 chromosome 1, MtrunA17r5.0-ANR, whole genome shotgun sequence includes the following:
- the LOC11428057 gene encoding B-box zinc finger protein 21, with the protein MKIQCDVCNKNEASLFCTADEAALCIDCDHRVHHANKLASKHHRLALHNPTPKQHPLCDICQERRAFVLCKQDRAILCKDCDSSIHSVNELTQKHDRFLLTGIKISTTNSSSSSSSSTPSSATTKSNHIPSSSLIEKSTTPSPTSMEEGSGGSTISQYLIETLPGWQVDDFLDSSSVPFAFSKGDELFNAGIEENLDSFFPNNNMGIWVPQAPPPSLYSSSQIMMGQSETTKKGSNNKSTINKSRLRDDHDSNIFTVPQISPVANSKRTRYLW; encoded by the exons ATGAAGATCCAGTGTGATgtatgcaacaaaaatgaagcTTCATTATTCTGCACCGCCGATGAAGCCGCCTTATGTATCGACTGTGACCACCGTGTCCACCACGCCAACAAACTGGCTTCCAAACACCACCGTCTCGCTCTTCATAACCCAACTCCCAAACAACACCCTCTCTGCGATATTTGTCAG GAGAGAAGAGCTTTTGTGTTATGTAAACAAGACAGAGCAATTCTATGCAAAGATTGTGATTCATCTATTCATTCAGTGAATGAACTTACACAAAAACATGATAGATTTCTTCTTACTGGTATTAAGATTTCAACTACAaactcatcttcttcatcttcatcatcaacacctTCTTCTGCTACTACCAAGTCAAATCatattccttcttcttctttgattgAAAAATCTACTACTCCTTCACCAACATCTATGGAAGAAGGAAGTGGTGGTTCTACTATATCTCAATACTTGATTGAGACTCTACCTGGTTGGCAAGTTGATGATTTTCTTGATTCTTCTTCTGTTCCCTTTGCTTTCTCCAAG GGTGATGAATTGTTTAATGCTGGTATTGAAGAGAATCTTGATTCATTCTTTCCCAATAATAATATGGGGATATGGGTTCCTCAAGCACCACCACCTTCTCTATATTCATCTTCACAGATAATGATGGGGCAGAGTGAGACTACAAAGAAGGGGAGCAACAACAAAAGCACCATCAACAAATCAAGGTTGAGGGATGATCATGATAGTAATATTTTCACAGTTCCCCAGATTAGTCCTGTTGCTAATTCCAAGAGAACAAGATATCTATGGTAG
- the LOC11428058 gene encoding glycine-rich cell wall structural protein, whose product MENLRFCTVLCLIILTVEIVGLKGDELKNDTAQSQGNVASSTLSNHQGNNKEHVKGKHNNEVVFNTSKGSWYKRGGSGGFKWGWGGGGGGGGGGGGGGGGGGGGWGWGGGGGGGGWWKWGCRGEPRSHVKGKKGTIRGMKHHHQHASKEEYRLGEFAQCMTRTRCKGMRLDCPLHCGGPCFYDCYHMCKAHCRRP is encoded by the coding sequence ATGGAGAACTTGAGATTTTGTACTGTTCTCTGCTTGATAATTCTGACAGTAGAAATTGTTGGTCTTAAAGGTGATGAGCTGAAAAATGACACTGCTCAAAGTCAAGGCAATGTCGCTTCATCAACCCTCTCTAATCATCAGGGTAATAATAAGGAACATGTAAAAGGAAAACACAACAATGAAGTTGTGTTCAACACTAGCAAAGGTAGTTGGTATAAGAGaggaggaagtggaggatttaaATGGGGATGGggtggaggaggaggtggtggaggtggaggtggtggtggtggaggaggaggaggtggtggatgGGGATGGGGAGGAGGAGGTGGAGGGGGTGGTTGGTGGAAATGGGGGTGTAGAGGTGAACCAAGATCACATGTTAAAGGGAAGAAAGGAACTATAAGGGGCATGAAGCATCATCATCAACATGCATCTAAGGAAGAGTATAGGTTAGGGGAATTTGCACAATGCATGACAAGAACAAGGTGCAAAGGTATGAGGTTGGATTGTCCTCTTCACTGTGGTGGACCTTGTTTCTATGACTGCTACCATATGTGCAAAGCTCATTGTCGACGACCCTAA
- the LOC11417899 gene encoding protein ACCUMULATION AND REPLICATION OF CHLOROPLASTS 6, chloroplastic: MDAAVVTGVTIGVSLSTSRRLTRFSKKPNRLHSSAVSATSKWAERLISDFQFLGDTSSSSSTTTSATVTLTPSYPPPIERHVSLPLDLYKILGAETHFLGDGIRRAYEAKFSKPPQYAFSNEALISRRQILQAACETLADPASRREYNQSLVDDEDEDEESSILTEIPFDKVPGALCVLQEAGETELVLRIGGGLLRERLPKMFKQDVVLAMALAYVDVSRDAMALSPPDFIVACEMLERALKLLQEEGASSLAPDLQTQIDETLEEITPRCVLELLALPLDDEHRARREEGLQGVRNILWAVGGGGAAAIAGSFTREDFMNEAFLHMKAAEQVELFVATPSNIPAESFEAYGVALALVAQAFVGKKPHLIQDADNLFHQLQQTKVTNMRNAPSVYTPMEMEKREVDFALERGLCALLVGELDQCRSWLGLDSDSSPYRNPSIIDFIMENAKGDEDSDLPGLCKLLETWLMEVVFPRFRDTKETNFKLGDYYDDPTVLRYLERLEGAGHSPLAAAAAIAKIGAEATAVIGHVQASVIKALKRVFPVRSDNKILTYEVNGEKDHSSLSENEDPLRLSDQNPPVNVEVSGIKNTAEINDGNFITDEIKNASVKIMCAGVAIGLITLAGLKILPSKNGSPVLHKVTGSAIASDTINLGPVGDEELGEQLPKMSAMVAEALVRKWQYIKSQAFGPDHCLGRLQEVLDGEMLKIWTDRAAEIAELGWSYDYNLEDLNIDSVTISQNGRRAVVETTLKESTHLTAVGHPQHATSNSRTYTTRYEMSFSDSGWKIIEGAVLES, from the exons TcttcctcctccaccaccacctccgCCACAGTCACTCTCACTCCTTCTTACCCTCCTCCGATAGAACGCCACGTGTCACTCCCTCTCGACCTGTACAAAATCCTCGGCGCCGAAACGCATTTTCTCGGTGATGGTATTCGGAGAGCTTATGAAGCGAAATTCTCGAAGCCTCCTCAGTATGCTTTCAGTAATGAAGCTTTGATTAGTCGTCGTCAGATTCTTCAAGCTGCTTGTGAAACCCTAGCTGATCCTGCTTCTAGAAGAGAGTATAATCAAAGCCTCGTCGACGATGAAGACGAAGATGAGGAATCTTCCATTCTCACTGAAATCCCTTTCGACAAA GTTCCTGGAGCTCTGTGCGTGTTGCAAGAAGCTGGAGAGACGGAGTTGGTGCTTCGGATTGGAGGGGGTTTACTGAGAGAGAGGTTACCGAAGATGTTTAAGCAAGATGTTGTGTTGGCTATGGCGCTTGCATATGTTGACGTTTCTAGGGATGCTATGGCTTTGTCCCCGCCAGATTTCATTGTTGCTTGTGAGATGCTGGAAAGGGCATTGAAACTTTTGCAG GAAGAAGGGGCAAGCAGCCTAGCACCGGATTTACAAACACAAATTGATGAGACACTTGAAGAGATAACCCCACGTTGTGTATTAGAACTTTTAGCCTTGCCTCTTGATGATGAACATCGAGCGCGGAGAGAAGAAGGTCTCCAAGGTGTCCGCAACATTCTGTGGGCAGTTGGAGGTGGAGGAGCAGCAGCAATTGCTGGGAGTTTCACACGTGAGGATTTCATGAATGAGGCATTCCTGCATATGAAAGCTGCCGAACAG gtcgAACTTTTTGTAGCAACACCTAGCAATATTCCAGCTGAAAGTTTTGAGGCCTATGGGGTTGCACTTGCATTGGTTGCACAAGCCTTTGTAGGTAAAAAGCCACATCTTATCCAAGATGCTGATAATTTATTCCATCAACTTCAACAAACTAAGGTAACAAATATGAGGAATGCTCCCTCTGTTTATACTCCCATGGAgatggagaagagagaagttgaTTTTGCATTAGAAAGGGGTCTGTGTGCACTGCTTGTTGGGGAGCTTGATCAATGTCGATCATGGTTGGGTCTCGATAGTGACAGCTCACCTTATCGAAACCCATCTATTATAGACTTTATTATGGAAAACGCAAAAGGTGATGAAGACAGTGATCTTCCTGGACTCTGTAAATTGTTGGAGACATGGTTGATGGAGGTGGTTTTCCCTAGGTTTAGAGATACTAAAGAGACAAACTTTAAGCTTGGAGATTACTATGATGACCCCACAGTGCTAAGATATCTAGAGAGGCTGGAGGGTGCTGGTCATTCACCCCTGGCTGCTGCAGCAGCTATAGCAAAAATTGGAGCTGAGGCTACTGCTGTTATTGGCCATGTCCAGGCTAGTGTAATAAAAGCATTAAAGAGGGTGTTTCCTGTTCGGTCtgataataaaatattgacATATGAAGTAAATGGTGAGAAGGATCATTCCAGCCTTTCTGAAAATGAGGATCCCCTTAGATTATCAGATCAGAATCCTCCGGTCAATGTTGAGGTTTCTGGAATAAAAAATACTGCTGAGATAAATGATGGAAACTTTATTActgatgaaataaaaaatgcaagtgTGAAGATCATGTGTGCTGGTGTAGCAATTGGACTCATAACTTTAGCTGGTTTGAAGATTTTACCTTCTAAAAATGGCTCGCCCGTTCTTCACAAAGTGACTGGTTCAGCAATTGCGTCAGATACTATCAATTTAG GTCCTGTAGGAGATGAAGAATTAGGAGAGCAACTACCAAAAATGAGTGCAATGGTTGCAGAAGCTCTAGTCCGCAAGTGGCAATATATCAAATCCCAAGCTTTTGGACCTGACCATTGCCTAGGAAGATTGCAAGAG GTGTTGGACGGCGAAATGTTGAAGATATGGACTGATCGAGCAGCTGAGATTGCAGAGCTTGGTTGGTCATATGACTACAACTTGGAGGATCTCAACATCGACAGTGTGACCATATCACAGAATGGGCGGCGTGCAGTAGTGGAAACAACTCTCAAAGAGTCTACCCACCTCACTGCTGTTGGTCATCCACAGCATGCTACTTCCAACAGCAGAACCTACACAACAAGATATGAAATGTCTTTTTCAGATTCAGGGTGGAAAATTATTGAAGGAGCTGTCCTTGAGTCGTAA